The proteins below are encoded in one region of Helianthus annuus cultivar XRQ/B chromosome 2, HanXRQr2.0-SUNRISE, whole genome shotgun sequence:
- the LOC110890749 gene encoding F-box/kelch-repeat protein At3g17530, with protein sequence MADLPTHTIVFEILTRLPAKDVGRSKSVCKQWYALLSTQDFVKIHCSRSVVSSNQRVLLIDDLTCSVRPIISNNNDYGPSSTVTFPFHHQNNDVSILSHLNGLLCVCLNDTYELLLWNPTTTAFKRLSTPDSHGFYINNLDAIGLYVDADDDYKVLHIKRRSGVLGVYVYSREVDSWRNIPFITRQEYLSPHFNWSAGTFCGGTLYFTVCECWIGGTNVVICFDVNSEQFKEISFPPVPSNGMVQGVLVNVKNVLHMFASTGMFEMTHDLWTLQGDYWIKVLSCPPIPPISLSLWCDITHYVTNGNWFVMTKLGKLFTIEMDMKPFECFYPVSWFRGFKGAVFVQTIVSPSI encoded by the coding sequence ATGGCTGACCTTCCTACTCATACAATCGTGTTTGAGATATTAACGAGGCTGCCAGCAAAGGATGTAGGTCGTTCTAAGAGTGTATGTAAGCAATGGTATGCGTTATTGTCAACACAAGATTTCGTAAAGATACATTGTTCTCGCTCAGTAGTTTCATCTAACCAGAGAGTTCTACTAATTGACGACCTAACGTGTTCTGTTCGTCCAATCATCTCTAATAACAATGACTATGGTCCAAGCTCAACAGTTACATTTCCATTCCATCACCAAAATAATGATGTCTCAATACTTTCACATTTGAACGGATTGTTGTGTGTTTGCTTGAATGATACATACGAGCTGcttctttggaatccaacaacTACTGCTTTCAAGCGTTTGTCAACCCCTGATTCTCATGGATTCTATATAAATAACCTTGATGCCATTGGTTTGTACGTTGACGCTGACGATGATTACAAGGTCTTGCATATAAAGCGTAGGAGTGGTGTACTTGGTGTCTATGTTTATTCTAGGGAAGTAGACTCTTGGAGAAATATTCCTTTCATAACAAGACAAGAGTACCTAAGCCCTCATTTCAATTGGTCAGCTGGCACATTTTGTGGTGGTACTCTATATTTCACTGTTTGCGAATGTTGGATTGGAGGTACGAATGTGGTGATTTGTTTTGATGTTAATTCGGAGCAGTTCAAGGAGATAAGCTTTCCACCCGTTCCTTCTAATGGAATGGTTCAAGGTGTTTTGGTTAATGTAAAAAATGTGCTTCACATGTTTGCTAGCACTGGCATGTTTGAGATGACGCATGACCTATGGACACTACAAGGGGATTACTGGATTAAGGTCTTATCATGTCCTCCGATCCCCCCGATATCATTGTCATTGTGGTGCGATATAACACATTATGTGACAAATGGTAATTGGTTTGTGATGACTAAATTAGGGAAGTTGTTTACAATTGAAATGGATATGAAGCCCTTCGAATGTTTTTATCCCGTTTCTTGGTTTCGAGGTTTTAAGGGTGCGGTGTTTGTGCAGACCATTGTTTCACCAAGTATTTAG
- the LOC110903847 gene encoding uncharacterized protein LOC110903847, whose translation MSDHFSVEEFSSLTNDRAWYNIIFVKVEFIWHDVDGKRLVVIFLDQHRQKIVAFVPQNLIHKYNDASLMGGFFSLNHFQIENLNYLECPKYQNYVLVWSEKKIVINEYTKLSSLTLTIPRGASLYPLVPSIIELKHDRRPQMDIVDVVGRIIEGKRDRCCFELSLQDKTGHTIQLFLSALKPSDVIRSIRAVQQRSIIYVSRLKLVHLPDSMLCFTHEHSNN comes from the exons ATGTCTGATCATTTTTCCGTTGAAGAATTTTCATCATTGACAAATGATAGAGCATGGTATAATATAATCTTTGTTAAGGTGGAGTTTATTTGGCATGACGTCGATGGAAAGAGATTAGTGGTTATATTTCTTGATCAACAC AGACAAAAAATTGTTGCGTTCGTCCCACAAAATTTGATACACAAATATAATGACGCGTCATTGATGGGTGGTTTTTTTTCGTTGAATCATTTCCAAATTGAGAATCTCAACTATCTTGAGTGCCCAAAGTACCAGAATTACGTGTTAGTTTGGTCCGAGAAGAAAATTGTCATCAACGAATATACAAAGCTTTCTTCACTTACGCTTACGATTCCAAGGGGTGCTTCTTTATATCCATTGGTCCCTTCCATTATAGAATTGAAGCATGACAGGAGACCTCAAATGGATATTGTTG ATGTGGTTGGGAGAATAATAGAAGGCAAACGTGATCGATGTTGTTTTGAACTTTCTCTTCAAGATAAGAC TGGTCACACAATACAATTGTTTTTGTCTGCCCTGAAGCCTTCCGATGTGATACGTTCCATTCGAGCCGTGCAACAAAGGTCCATCATATATGTATCACGTCTCAAGTTGGTTCATCTACCAGATAGTATGTTATGCTTTACACATGAACATTCTAATAATTAG